From one Pempheris klunzingeri isolate RE-2024b chromosome 5, fPemKlu1.hap1, whole genome shotgun sequence genomic stretch:
- the cd44b gene encoding CD44 antigen: MWTLLLGVTFGLLASTRSEKLQVNSRTCSFAGVFLVEGANRHSLNFDMAQKVCEQLESTLASQEQIQEAYAKDMETCRNGWTSNISIIILRHKHHDKCAKNMTGFITNTRVSAEDLYDAYCYDEEGDYIHRKQAVTLYRCSPKPLTESLDCHVNSHSASREPVVVCASILITSTLCVPRVPAGPGVNCDHIIPEKGHLASDAPADPSPQPQASTIADEQEESTPKTQPEDGSDGDGGDPTVVPGDDALVELMESIPSITAAPTELHPGDSEASTEGPVMDENFGGSENSSVGSTFTPGEFDQSAGSGMLPPLSEDDSVSPTAPVGQPAETQPATENEQQNETMEPDRDAAITEPPRQPNDKGRVQGPVVPESDQQEGSDSTNWLVIIGAMVAVAAILLVCAAVAKRNSWCGKQQTLMITPKDGGEGNGAAASASSSHAQERDQEMVTLMNKEKIQENGNTEEFTVITLEESPDKDQLA, translated from the exons TGAATTCCCGCACCTGTAGTTTTGCCGGGGTGTTTCTGGTTGAGGGAGCTAACCGTCACTCCCTGAACTTTGACATGGCTCAAAAGGTGTGTGAGCAGCTGGAGAGCACGTTGGCAAGTCAAGAGCAAATTCAGGAGGCCTATGCTAAAGACATGGAAACATGCAG GAATGGCTGGACCAGCAATATAAGCATTATCATCCTCAGACACAAGCACCATGACAAGTGTGCAAAGAACATGACTGGGTTCATTACGAATACACGTGTAAGTGCTGAAGATCTCTATGATGCCTACTGCTACGACGAAGAAGGTGACTATATTCACAGGAAACAGGCAGTTACACTTTATCGGTGCAGTCCAAAGCCGCTAACCGAATCACTCGACTGCCATGTGAATTCACATTCTGCATCACGTGAACCTGTTGTTGTTTGCGCTTCCATTTTGATAACGTCTACTCTCTGTGTCCCCCGCGTGCCAGCTGGGCCTGGTGTTAACTGTGACCATATAATTCCTGAAAAAGGACACTTAGCCTCAGATGCACCAG CTGACCCCTCACCACAGCCTCAGGCCTCAACAATAGCAGACGAGCAGGAAGAGAGCACTCCAAAAACACAGCCTGAGGATGGTTCTGATGGTGACGGTGGTGACCCCACAGTAGTCCCTGGGGATGATGCCCTTGTGGAGCTGATGGAAAGTATCCCGTCAATCACAGCTGCTCCCACAGAACTTCATCCAGGGGATTCAGAGGCCTCCACAGAGGGTCCTGTCATGGACGAAAACTTTGGAGGCAGTGAGAACAGCAGTGTGGGGTCCACTTTTACTCCTGGAGAGTTCGACCAGTCTGCTGGATCTGGGATGCTGCCACCTCTCTCTGAGGACGACTCAGTCTCTCCAACGGCCCCTGTTGGACAGCCAGCGGAAACACAACCTGCCACTGAAAATGAGCAACAGAATGAGACAATGGAGCCTGACAGAGATGCAGCCATAACAGAGC CTCCACGACAACCCAATGACAAGGGACGGGTCCAGGGTCCTGTTGTGCCTGAGTCGGATCAACAGGAGGGCAGTGATTCAACGA ACTGGCTGGTAATCATTGGAGCGATGGTGGCAGTTGCTGCTattcttcttgtgtgtgcagctgttgcCAAAAGAAACAG CTGGTGCGGCAAACAACAGACCCTGATGATCACACCCAAAGACGGCGGCGAGGGGAACGGGGCGGCAGCATCAGCATCCAGCTCCCACGCCCAGGAGAGAGACCAGGAAATGGTGACCCTCATGAACAAGGAGAAGATCCAGGAGAACGGCAACACAGAGGAGTTCACCGTCATCACGCTAGAGGAGTCGCCAGATAAAGACCAGCTGGcgtga